A window of the Nitrosococcus wardiae genome harbors these coding sequences:
- the hslV gene encoding ATP-dependent protease subunit HslV, producing the protein MEQFRGTTILSVRRQEQVVIGGDGQVSMNDIVMKGNARKVRRLFHGQVIAGFAGGTADAFTLFERFEAKLEKHQGNLTRAAVELAKDWRSDRALRRLEALLAVANLKASYIISGNGDVIEPEYGLIAIGSGGPYAQAAARALLENTDLGARAITEKALNIAADICIYTNSYLTIEELSG; encoded by the coding sequence TTGGAACAGTTTCGAGGCACAACTATTCTCTCAGTGCGACGCCAAGAGCAAGTTGTCATCGGGGGTGACGGCCAAGTGAGCATGAACGATATTGTCATGAAAGGCAATGCCCGTAAGGTGCGGCGCCTATTTCATGGACAAGTCATCGCTGGCTTTGCAGGCGGGACAGCGGATGCTTTTACACTCTTTGAACGCTTTGAGGCTAAATTGGAAAAGCACCAAGGCAACCTAACCCGCGCTGCCGTAGAATTAGCCAAGGACTGGCGTTCTGATCGCGCTCTCAGGCGGCTGGAAGCCCTACTGGCCGTGGCTAACCTCAAAGCCTCTTATATTATCTCGGGGAATGGCGATGTCATTGAACCCGAATATGGCTTGATAGCCATTGGCTCAGGCGGTCCTTATGCCCAAGCAGCAGCCCGTGCTCTACTTGAAAATACTGACCTCGGCGCCCGTGCCATTACCGAAAAAGCACTGAATATTGCTGCTGATATCTGTATTTATACCAACAGCTACCTAACCATCGAAGAACTCTCCGGTTGA
- the galE gene encoding UDP-glucose 4-epimerase GalE, whose product MAQKGILVTGGAGYIGSHVVQQLTAMSHRVVVLDNLSTGFADAVIKANLVVGNTKDSELVRNLLKEYQVDTVMHFAAHTVVPESVANPLKYYANNTCYTRNLLECCAAAGVKYFIFSSTAATYGIPSTPLVTEDTPTAPINPYGTSKLMSEWMLRDLSQASNLNYVILRYFNVAGSDPTGHIGQSTREATLLIKVACEAAVGKRDQIYIFGTDYPTPDGTGIRDYIHVEDLARAHILALDYLKQGGQSTILNCGYGHGYSVREVLDAVQRVHGHPLKIVECSRRPGDPPRLIAAAEQVRGVLGWQPQYDNLDFIVKTSLDWEYKLLARG is encoded by the coding sequence ATGGCTCAAAAAGGAATACTGGTTACCGGCGGTGCAGGCTACATTGGCAGCCATGTGGTCCAGCAGTTAACGGCGATGTCTCATCGTGTCGTCGTCCTAGATAACCTCTCAACGGGTTTTGCCGATGCTGTTATCAAGGCCAATCTCGTGGTTGGGAATACCAAAGATAGTGAACTGGTAAGAAATCTTCTGAAAGAATATCAAGTGGACACCGTGATGCATTTTGCTGCCCACACTGTTGTCCCGGAATCCGTTGCCAATCCACTCAAGTATTATGCCAATAACACTTGCTACACCCGTAATCTCCTAGAGTGCTGCGCGGCAGCGGGCGTAAAATACTTTATCTTTTCTTCCACAGCAGCCACTTACGGTATCCCCTCTACTCCCCTGGTCACCGAGGATACTCCTACTGCCCCTATCAATCCCTATGGCACTTCCAAGCTAATGAGTGAATGGATGCTACGCGATTTATCTCAAGCAAGCAATCTTAACTATGTAATTCTTCGCTATTTTAACGTCGCTGGCTCCGACCCCACTGGCCATATTGGCCAATCAACCCGTGAAGCCACATTACTCATTAAAGTTGCTTGTGAGGCTGCGGTAGGAAAGCGAGATCAAATATATATCTTTGGTACCGATTACCCCACTCCCGATGGCACAGGAATCCGCGATTATATTCATGTAGAGGATTTGGCGAGAGCCCATATTTTAGCCCTCGATTATCTTAAACAGGGCGGCCAATCCACTATTCTAAACTGTGGCTACGGCCATGGCTATAGTGTCCGCGAAGTGCTTGACGCTGTCCAGCGCGTTCATGGCCATCCTTTAAAAATAGTGGAATGTTCCCGCCGCCCCGGCGATCCACCCCGCTTAATCGCTGCTGCTGAACAAGTGCGGGGCGTATTAGGTTGGCAACCGCAATATGATAACCTGGATTTTATCGTCAAAACTTCGCTAGACTGGGAATATAAACTGCTAGCACGCGGCTGA
- the tuf gene encoding elongation factor Tu codes for MSKAKFERKKPHINVGTIGHVDHGKTTLTAALTRVLSEQYGGEFRAYDQIDNAPEERERGITIATAHVEYETEARHYAHVDCPGHADYVKNMITGAAQMDGAILVVSAADGPMPQTREHILLARQVGVPFILVYLNKADMVDDAELLELVEMEVRELLDSYQFPGDDTPIVVGSALKALEGDTSEIGIPSILKLVEAMDAYIPEPQRAVDQPFLMPIEDVFSISGRGTVVTGRVERGIIKVGEEIEIVGMRETQKTTCTGVEMFRKLLDEGRAGDNVGVLLRGTKREDVERGQVLAKPGSITPHTKFNAEVYVLSKEEGGRHTPFFTGYRPQFYFRTTDVTGAIDLPEGVEMVMPGDNIQMTVSLIAPIAMEEGLRFAVREGGRTVGAGVVSKVIE; via the coding sequence ATGTCCAAGGCGAAATTTGAGCGGAAGAAGCCGCATATCAACGTAGGCACGATTGGTCACGTAGACCATGGAAAGACGACGTTAACGGCGGCGTTGACGAGGGTGTTATCGGAGCAATATGGGGGGGAGTTTAGGGCCTACGACCAGATTGACAATGCGCCGGAGGAGCGGGAGCGAGGGATTACGATAGCGACAGCGCATGTGGAGTATGAGACGGAGGCGCGGCACTATGCGCACGTGGACTGTCCTGGGCATGCGGATTATGTGAAGAACATGATTACGGGTGCGGCGCAGATGGACGGAGCGATATTGGTGGTATCGGCGGCGGATGGACCGATGCCGCAGACGCGGGAGCATATTTTGTTGGCGCGTCAGGTGGGGGTGCCGTTCATACTAGTGTATTTGAACAAGGCGGACATGGTGGACGATGCGGAGCTGCTGGAGTTGGTGGAGATGGAAGTTCGGGAGCTGTTGGACAGCTACCAGTTTCCTGGGGATGACACACCGATAGTGGTGGGCAGTGCGTTGAAGGCCTTGGAGGGGGACACGAGCGAGATAGGGATCCCGTCGATATTGAAGTTAGTGGAGGCGATGGATGCGTACATACCGGAGCCTCAGCGTGCGGTGGACCAACCGTTTTTGATGCCGATAGAGGATGTGTTTTCGATTTCGGGCCGCGGGACGGTGGTGACGGGACGTGTGGAGCGAGGGATTATCAAGGTTGGTGAGGAGATAGAGATCGTAGGGATGCGGGAGACGCAGAAGACGACCTGTACGGGAGTGGAGATGTTTCGCAAGCTCTTGGATGAGGGTCGAGCGGGTGACAACGTGGGGGTATTGTTGCGGGGGACCAAGCGCGAGGATGTGGAGCGAGGGCAGGTACTTGCGAAGCCGGGCTCGATTACGCCGCACACGAAGTTTAATGCGGAGGTGTATGTGCTTTCCAAGGAGGAGGGGGGCCGTCACACGCCGTTTTTTACGGGGTATCGTCCGCAGTTTTATTTTCGGACCACGGATGTGACCGGTGCCATTGATTTGCCTGAGGGGGTGGAGATGGTGATGCCGGGGGATAATATTCAGATGACGGTCAGTTTGATTGCGCCTATTGCCATGGAGGAGGGCTTGCGTTTTGCCGTCCGTGAAGGAGGGCGTACGGTAGGGGCCGGCGTCGTCAGTAAAGTTATCGAGTAA
- the secE gene encoding preprotein translocase subunit SecE, with the protein MADTIKLAVAILLLGTAIGLFYYFNEQSTLLRVLGLLTAVGISLVILAKTTRGQAALSFAGETRTEFRKVVWPTRQETIRTTLIVLLMVMVMASILWLFDTLLMWIVRLLTG; encoded by the coding sequence ATGGCAGACACCATTAAACTTGCGGTCGCAATATTGTTGCTAGGTACCGCTATTGGGTTATTTTATTATTTTAATGAGCAATCTACGCTCTTGCGTGTGCTGGGACTGCTTACAGCAGTAGGCATTTCGTTGGTAATCTTGGCAAAAACAACTCGGGGTCAAGCTGCGCTGAGTTTTGCTGGAGAGACCCGAACCGAATTTCGTAAAGTAGTTTGGCCGACACGACAAGAAACCATTCGTACAACGCTTATTGTTTTGCTGATGGTGATGGTGATGGCAAGCATACTATGGCTGTTTGACACGCTGCTGATGTGGATTGTCCGTCTATTGACTGGGTAG
- the nusG gene encoding transcription termination/antitermination protein NusG — protein MAKRWYVVQAFSGFEQQVKRSLEERIRRYGLQEKFGEILVPTEEVVEMREGQKRKSERKFFPGYVLVQMEMSDEAWHLVRDVPRVLGFIGGTSDKPAPITDAEAEKILERVREGAEQPRPKILFEPGEMVRVIEGPFTDFNGVVEEVNYEKNKLRVAVLIFGRSTPVELDFGQVEKR, from the coding sequence GTGGCCAAGCGCTGGTATGTGGTCCAGGCTTTCTCTGGCTTTGAGCAGCAAGTAAAGCGCTCTCTTGAGGAGCGAATTCGCCGTTATGGGCTGCAGGAAAAATTTGGAGAAATCCTGGTGCCAACCGAGGAAGTCGTTGAAATGCGCGAGGGCCAAAAGCGGAAAAGTGAGCGTAAGTTCTTCCCTGGATATGTCTTAGTTCAAATGGAAATGAGCGATGAGGCCTGGCATTTGGTAAGGGATGTTCCTCGGGTGCTTGGTTTTATTGGGGGAACTAGCGATAAACCGGCGCCGATCACGGATGCTGAAGCTGAAAAGATACTAGAGCGGGTCCGGGAAGGGGCAGAGCAGCCAAGACCAAAAATTTTATTTGAGCCTGGTGAAATGGTGCGTGTGATAGAAGGACCTTTTACCGATTTCAACGGTGTGGTTGAAGAAGTTAATTATGAGAAAAATAAACTTCGAGTGGCAGTATTGATTTTTGGCCGCTCTACTCCGGTCGAACTCGATTTTGGGCAAGTTGAAAAGAGATAG
- the rplK gene encoding 50S ribosomal protein L11 gives MAKKIEAYIRLQVPAGQANPSPPVGPALGQRGVNIMEFCKTFNAQTQGLEQGMPIPVVITVYSDRSFTFVTKTPPASVLLKKAAGVTSGSSQPNTNKVGRVTRAQLEEIAETKMPDLTAADKDAAVRTIAGSARSMGLETEGV, from the coding sequence ATGGCAAAGAAGATAGAAGCTTATATTAGGCTGCAAGTACCCGCTGGACAGGCCAATCCAAGCCCTCCGGTAGGCCCGGCTTTGGGTCAACGTGGCGTTAATATTATGGAGTTCTGTAAGACGTTTAATGCTCAGACCCAGGGGTTGGAGCAGGGGATGCCTATCCCGGTGGTGATTACGGTTTATTCTGATCGTAGTTTCACCTTCGTGACCAAAACACCGCCAGCTTCGGTGTTGCTTAAAAAGGCAGCAGGAGTCACCTCTGGGAGTAGCCAACCTAACACCAATAAGGTGGGTAGGGTTACCCGTGCCCAACTAGAGGAGATTGCAGAAACGAAAATGCCTGATTTGACGGCCGCAGATAAGGATGCGGCCGTTCGCACCATTGCCGGTAGTGCACGCAGTATGGGTCTGGAAACGGAGGGAGTCTAA
- the rplA gene encoding 50S ribosomal protein L1: MAKMGKRLAGIREKLEPGKFYSVEEALSLLKESATAKFEESVDAAINLGVDPRKSDQVVRGSTVLPNGIGKTVRVAVFTQGANLDAAKEAGADVVGLEDLAEKVKAGETDFDVVIASPDAMRVVGQLGPILGPRGLMPNPKVGTVTTDVVGAVTKAKAGQVRYRTDKAGIIHCSIGKVSFDVAALKQNLQALVEDLRKLKPASAKGVYLKKLTLSTTMGPGVAVEQATLSD; the protein is encoded by the coding sequence ATGGCTAAAATGGGTAAGCGGCTAGCTGGGATTCGGGAAAAACTGGAGCCGGGGAAGTTCTATTCGGTGGAGGAAGCCTTAAGCCTGCTTAAAGAGTCTGCAACGGCTAAATTTGAAGAGTCAGTCGACGCTGCTATTAACCTTGGCGTTGACCCGCGTAAGTCTGATCAGGTGGTACGGGGTTCAACAGTATTGCCTAATGGCATCGGTAAAACAGTGCGTGTAGCGGTCTTTACCCAAGGCGCTAATCTTGATGCAGCAAAAGAAGCAGGAGCTGATGTCGTTGGGCTTGAGGATTTAGCTGAGAAGGTAAAGGCTGGCGAAACCGACTTTGATGTGGTCATTGCATCCCCAGATGCTATGCGCGTAGTGGGGCAGTTGGGTCCAATCCTAGGTCCTCGTGGGCTGATGCCCAATCCCAAGGTGGGGACGGTGACCACTGATGTAGTCGGTGCTGTGACCAAGGCTAAAGCGGGGCAGGTTCGTTACCGGACAGATAAAGCGGGTATCATTCATTGTTCAATTGGCAAGGTCTCATTTGATGTAGCTGCTCTTAAGCAAAATCTTCAAGCCTTAGTTGAAGATCTCAGGAAGCTGAAGCCTGCCTCGGCGAAAGGCGTGTACCTAAAAAAACTGACTTTGTCTACCACTATGGGCCCCGGTGTAGCTGTGGAACAAGCGACTCTTTCCGATTAA
- the rplJ gene encoding 50S ribosomal protein L10, translating into MSLNLEAKKAVVAEVAAVASQAHSAVAAEYRGLTVAEMTKLRTAAREGKVYLRVVRNTLASRALEGTEFECMRDGLRGPLMLAFSREEPSAAARLIRDFGKEHAKLVVKMGCVGGRLLPPEQVKALAEMPTKEQSIAMLMGVLQAPISKFVRTLAEPTAKLVRTVAAVRDQKQAT; encoded by the coding sequence TTGAGTCTTAATCTGGAAGCAAAAAAGGCTGTTGTTGCCGAAGTGGCGGCAGTTGCCTCTCAAGCTCATTCCGCTGTTGCTGCTGAGTATCGTGGATTAACTGTTGCTGAGATGACGAAGCTCAGGACGGCTGCTCGCGAGGGAAAAGTTTATCTGCGTGTAGTACGCAATACGTTAGCGTCTCGTGCCCTGGAAGGAACCGAATTCGAGTGCATGCGCGATGGTTTAAGGGGACCTTTGATGCTGGCGTTTTCTCGCGAGGAGCCTAGTGCTGCGGCGCGGCTGATTCGGGATTTTGGCAAGGAGCATGCCAAGCTTGTAGTGAAGATGGGTTGTGTTGGGGGTAGATTATTGCCCCCTGAGCAGGTCAAGGCCCTAGCGGAAATGCCCACTAAGGAGCAGTCAATTGCTATGCTTATGGGCGTTTTGCAAGCGCCAATCAGCAAGTTTGTCCGCACCTTGGCTGAGCCAACGGCGAAGTTGGTGCGCACCGTTGCTGCTGTGCGGGATCAAAAACAAGCGACCTAG
- the rplL gene encoding 50S ribosomal protein L7/L12, translated as MAVTKEEILETISNMTVMDVVELIEAMEEKFGVSAAAPVAAVAAPAAGAEAGAAAEEKTEFDVVMASFGSNKVQVIKAVRGITGLGLKEAKDLVEGAPSAIKEGISKDEAEEIKKQLEEAGASVEVK; from the coding sequence ATGGCTGTAACGAAAGAAGAAATCTTAGAAACGATTTCGAATATGACTGTCATGGATGTGGTTGAATTGATTGAAGCCATGGAGGAAAAATTTGGCGTTAGCGCCGCTGCGCCAGTGGCTGCAGTAGCTGCGCCTGCAGCCGGTGCTGAGGCGGGGGCTGCAGCTGAAGAAAAAACGGAGTTTGATGTGGTAATGGCAAGCTTTGGTTCTAATAAGGTGCAAGTCATTAAAGCTGTGCGCGGTATCACCGGTCTTGGCCTCAAGGAAGCTAAGGATTTGGTGGAAGGCGCTCCTTCAGCGATTAAGGAAGGAATCTCTAAAGATGAAGCTGAGGAAATCAAAAAGCAGTTAGAGGAGGCAGGCGCCAGCGTCGAGGTTAAATAA